In one window of Kosmotoga pacifica DNA:
- a CDS encoding carbohydrate ABC transporter permease, translating into MNNTMVSLNARNTQFAYKLLMPAIILTFLVHIIPTIWGIYISFRKLNVYYIRNWTEAPFIGFANYSKALSSLQGVFWTSLGYTLIFVIASVLGCFILGILGAVLLNDNFRGRNIIRGILLVPYILPGVVSLTNLRFMLLQDWGIINSILLNIGLINEPISWLTGKMALVSIIIGNIWIRWPLWFITILASLQSIPGELYEAAKVDGASDWQGFRHITLPSISPTITVLTVLTALWSFNNFTVPFILTGGSPSKEANILSLNIWIRSFKNWDFGMGAAMSVVMMLIMLVLILTYLRLTKLEAE; encoded by the coding sequence GTGAACAACACAATGGTGTCGCTAAACGCTAGAAATACTCAGTTTGCTTACAAATTATTAATGCCGGCGATTATTTTAACTTTTCTCGTCCATATTATCCCCACTATTTGGGGAATTTATATTAGTTTTCGAAAACTGAACGTGTATTACATCAGGAATTGGACAGAAGCTCCTTTTATTGGTTTCGCAAATTACAGCAAGGCTTTGAGTAGCCTTCAGGGTGTATTCTGGACTTCACTCGGTTACACGCTTATCTTCGTAATCGCATCTGTATTAGGCTGTTTTATCCTGGGAATTCTTGGAGCAGTTCTTTTGAATGACAATTTCAGAGGTAGAAATATTATTAGAGGAATCCTGCTTGTGCCGTATATTCTTCCTGGTGTTGTTAGTCTAACAAACCTCAGGTTTATGCTCTTGCAGGATTGGGGGATAATTAATTCTATATTGTTGAATATAGGATTGATAAACGAGCCCATTTCCTGGCTAACTGGAAAAATGGCTTTGGTATCAATAATAATTGGAAATATATGGATTCGCTGGCCACTATGGTTCATAACGATACTCGCGAGTCTGCAGAGTATTCCCGGTGAGCTTTATGAAGCGGCAAAGGTTGATGGCGCTTCAGATTGGCAAGGGTTCAGGCATATTACGCTTCCCTCGATTTCGCCAACAATTACCGTTTTGACAGTGCTAACCGCGTTGTGGTCATTTAATAATTTTACTGTTCCTTTTATTCTTACTGGCGGATCGCCTTCAAAAGAGGCAAATATCCTTTCACTAAACATCTGGATTAGGTCCTTCAAAAACTGGGATTTTGGAATGGGAGCAGCAATGAGTGTTGTTATGATGCTGATTATGCTGGTTCTTATATTAACCTACCTCAGACTCACAAAATTGGAGGCAGAATGA
- a CDS encoding extracellular solute-binding protein, with protein MRKVFGIVLILCVTGIILAGTTIDFMMMSGSGARDFINEAVPLFEKETGIKVNVEFTSWREGWTKLMAMVASGQGPDVTQVGTTWVGALQATGAFVDLTSKADYFGGEDYFLGGPWKTRGYDNRMYAVPWFADIRALVYRKDLMEKYDLPNPPKTWGDLLYAAIFLKEKGEMEYPVGLRGKGNGHYVGSFLWQNNADIISEDGEEVLLDSEKAFESVKFWADMLGKYKVMSPGLADMGHNEICVSFFNGDVAFMYPGPWFVLKVDRKISEEWLKSGKVGIALQPGKNENLRTGFVGGSNLMISVESKKKEAAMKWIKFLTRPEIQALLAEKMFVAPTVKAAYDEPFFDQEPYAQMWKDFRVIGDAGSHYPIHPAWGAMERFVPQIIVDIFSANANNKLTDETIRSLLNKYDKELQDALDSYK; from the coding sequence ATGAGAAAGGTCTTTGGGATTGTATTAATTCTTTGTGTTACCGGTATCATTTTAGCAGGTACGACCATTGACTTCATGATGATGAGTGGTTCCGGTGCAAGAGATTTTATCAATGAGGCAGTTCCTTTGTTTGAAAAGGAAACAGGTATCAAAGTCAATGTTGAATTCACAAGCTGGCGCGAAGGCTGGACCAAGTTAATGGCCATGGTAGCCTCAGGGCAGGGTCCAGATGTAACTCAGGTTGGAACAACTTGGGTTGGAGCGCTTCAAGCAACTGGTGCTTTCGTAGACCTCACATCTAAAGCTGATTATTTTGGAGGAGAAGATTATTTCCTCGGTGGTCCCTGGAAGACAAGAGGGTATGACAATCGCATGTACGCCGTTCCCTGGTTTGCTGACATCAGAGCTTTGGTTTACCGAAAAGACCTGATGGAAAAATACGACCTGCCAAATCCACCGAAAACCTGGGGTGATCTCTTGTACGCTGCCATTTTCCTGAAAGAAAAGGGAGAAATGGAATACCCCGTCGGCCTCAGAGGAAAGGGCAACGGGCATTATGTAGGAAGTTTCCTCTGGCAGAACAACGCGGATATTATTTCTGAAGATGGTGAGGAAGTACTTCTCGATTCTGAAAAGGCCTTTGAGTCTGTCAAATTCTGGGCCGATATGCTTGGAAAATACAAGGTAATGTCACCGGGGCTTGCTGATATGGGACATAACGAAATCTGCGTTTCTTTTTTCAATGGGGATGTTGCATTTATGTATCCAGGTCCCTGGTTTGTATTGAAAGTAGATCGCAAGATATCCGAGGAATGGTTAAAGTCTGGAAAAGTAGGAATTGCCCTCCAACCCGGGAAAAACGAAAACTTACGAACAGGATTTGTTGGTGGAAGCAATCTCATGATATCAGTGGAATCTAAAAAGAAAGAAGCGGCCATGAAATGGATCAAATTCCTCACACGACCGGAGATTCAAGCATTGCTCGCTGAAAAAATGTTCGTCGCTCCAACAGTAAAGGCGGCATATGATGAGCCCTTCTTCGATCAGGAACCTTATGCCCAGATGTGGAAAGATTTCAGAGTAATTGGTGATGCTGGTAGCCATTATCCTATTCATCCCGCATGGGGCGCTATGGAGAGGTTCGTTCCTCAGATCATTGTCGATATCTTTAGCGCAAATGCGAACAATAAACTCACAGATGAAACGATACGTTCACTACTGAATAAATACGACAAAGAATTGCAGGACGCGCTTGATTCCTACAAATAA
- a CDS encoding LacI family DNA-binding transcriptional regulator: protein MKKKKVTIEMIAKEAGVSKMTVSRAINNPEKLKKSTLIKILNSMKKYEYKPRFVARILAGSRSNTFGFIVKSNEDFIIPPFYGECVRGASNWFKKQNYRSMIFNMSDEQSSSLFLDYINSGLIDGLILFEGTHEQSLLEALKSNNIPVVLVGEDPGEMYDFYSVSSDNYNGARTAVEYLISKGSREICYITGTGTKPSVADRLKGYTDVMRENNLNPVYVSTENTLRGGMKAVDQLIEKHPAFDALFCFSDLIAIGALRGLRKRGFDIPRDVRVVGFDNIHISEYVFPSLTTVSQDMSLMGEIAAKTLLQVMNEINPNPSEKHIKLPTRLIVRESA, encoded by the coding sequence ATGAAGAAGAAAAAAGTGACAATCGAGATGATAGCCAAAGAAGCTGGCGTATCAAAGATGACGGTTTCTAGGGCCATTAACAACCCGGAGAAGCTGAAAAAAAGCACGCTAATAAAAATATTGAATTCCATGAAAAAATATGAATACAAGCCAAGGTTTGTTGCCAGAATACTCGCAGGAAGCAGATCCAATACCTTTGGATTCATCGTGAAATCCAACGAAGATTTCATTATTCCTCCATTCTATGGAGAATGTGTCCGGGGCGCATCCAATTGGTTCAAAAAGCAGAATTACAGATCTATGATCTTTAACATGTCAGACGAACAAAGCAGTTCACTTTTTCTCGATTATATAAATTCGGGACTTATCGATGGATTGATATTATTTGAAGGGACACATGAACAGTCGCTTCTTGAAGCGCTAAAAAGCAATAACATTCCCGTTGTGCTTGTTGGCGAAGATCCCGGGGAGATGTATGATTTCTACTCCGTGTCGTCTGACAATTACAATGGTGCAAGAACGGCGGTTGAGTATCTGATTTCAAAAGGATCACGTGAAATTTGCTATATCACAGGAACCGGGACAAAGCCCTCGGTTGCAGACAGACTAAAGGGATATACTGACGTAATGCGCGAGAACAATCTCAACCCAGTTTATGTAAGCACCGAAAATACACTAAGAGGGGGGATGAAGGCAGTTGACCAATTAATCGAGAAACACCCTGCTTTTGACGCTCTTTTCTGTTTTTCAGATCTTATAGCAATTGGAGCTCTGAGAGGGCTCAGGAAGAGAGGGTTTGATATTCCCAGAGATGTTCGTGTTGTAGGATTTGATAACATTCATATCTCTGAGTACGTCTTCCCCTCTTTAACCACCGTTTCTCAGGACATGAGCTTAATGGGCGAAATTGCTGCTAAAACTCTTCTGCAAGTAATGAACGAGATAAATCCAAATCCCTCAGAAAAACATATAAAGCTTCCTACGCGGCTGATTGTAAGAGAAAGCGCGTAA